The following coding sequences lie in one Variovorax terrae genomic window:
- a CDS encoding 2Fe-2S iron-sulfur cluster-binding protein produces the protein MITINFIAPDDHPTRTSATIQCQTGQSLMQAAVAANIAGIEADCGGLLTCATCHVYVREPHAAQLPPPDGDERGMLEFTAAPCRPGSRLSCQIQLTDALDGLTVDLPPNQH, from the coding sequence ATGATTACTATCAATTTCATAGCGCCCGATGACCACCCGACAAGGACATCGGCCACAATTCAATGCCAAACCGGGCAAAGTTTGATGCAGGCGGCGGTGGCGGCCAACATTGCGGGCATCGAGGCCGACTGCGGCGGCCTGCTGACCTGCGCCACCTGCCACGTGTATGTGCGCGAGCCGCATGCGGCGCAACTGCCGCCGCCCGACGGCGACGAACGCGGCATGCTGGAGTTCACCGCCGCGCCCTGCCGGCCGGGCAGCCGGCTGAGCTGCCAGATCCAGCTCACCGACGCGCTGGACGGGCTGACGGTAGACTTGCCGCCCAACCAGCACTGA
- a CDS encoding PHA/PHB synthase family protein, whose protein sequence is MNSEADWAKAAQQFQQLFGDQWNTALQSLQELAPGAAANGFAGQAQPLNFSASKLQALQQQYLQGATDLWNQGLQANPVSADRRFAGDAWSRNPVAAFSAASYLLNARTLMGLADAVQADEKTRARIRFAVDQWMAATAPSNYLAFNAEAQKKAVETQGESIAKGLQNLLHDLRQGHVSQTDESVFEVGRNVATTEGAVVFENELFQLLEYKPLTAKVHERPLLLIPPCINKFYILDLQPGNSLIRYAVAQGHRTFVVSWRNPDESLAQTTWDDYIEKAALRAIEVVREITGQDKPGGQINALGFCVGGTILGTALAVLAARGEKPVASATFLTTFLDFSDTGILDVFIDEAFVKFREMQFSKGGLLKGQELASTFSFLRPNDLVWNYVVGNYLKGETPPPFDLLYWNSDSTNLPGPMYAWYLRSTYFENQLVKPGAAQVCGEKIDLGKVDLPVYLYGSREDHIVPIGGAYASTQHLPGRKRFVMGASGHIAGVINPPAAGKRSHWLRSDGKFPKTQAEWLAGAQEHPGSWWTDWSDWLKGHAGKQVAAPKAYGKGRHKAIEPAPGRYVKAKA, encoded by the coding sequence ATGAATTCTGAAGCAGACTGGGCCAAGGCCGCCCAGCAGTTTCAACAGTTGTTCGGCGACCAGTGGAACACGGCCTTGCAATCCCTCCAGGAGCTGGCGCCCGGCGCGGCCGCCAACGGCTTCGCGGGCCAGGCCCAGCCCCTGAATTTTTCCGCCTCGAAACTGCAGGCCTTGCAGCAGCAATACCTGCAGGGCGCCACCGACCTGTGGAACCAGGGCTTGCAGGCCAACCCGGTGAGCGCCGACCGGCGCTTTGCCGGCGACGCCTGGAGCCGCAACCCCGTGGCCGCATTTTCCGCGGCCTCCTACCTGCTCAACGCGCGCACCCTGATGGGGCTGGCCGATGCGGTGCAGGCCGACGAGAAGACGCGGGCGCGCATCCGCTTTGCGGTGGACCAGTGGATGGCCGCCACGGCGCCCAGCAACTACCTCGCGTTCAACGCCGAGGCGCAGAAGAAGGCGGTCGAGACCCAGGGCGAGAGCATCGCCAAGGGCCTGCAGAACCTGCTGCACGACCTGCGCCAGGGCCATGTCTCGCAGACCGACGAAAGCGTGTTCGAGGTCGGCCGCAACGTGGCCACCACCGAAGGCGCCGTGGTGTTCGAGAACGAGCTGTTCCAGCTGCTCGAATACAAGCCGCTGACGGCCAAGGTCCACGAGCGGCCGCTGCTGCTCATTCCGCCGTGCATCAACAAGTTCTACATCCTCGACCTGCAGCCCGGCAATTCGCTGATCCGCTACGCCGTGGCGCAGGGGCACCGCACCTTCGTGGTGAGCTGGCGCAACCCCGACGAGTCGCTGGCCCAGACCACCTGGGACGACTACATCGAGAAGGCGGCCCTGCGCGCCATCGAGGTGGTGCGCGAGATCACGGGCCAGGACAAGCCGGGCGGCCAGATCAATGCCCTGGGCTTCTGCGTGGGCGGCACCATCCTCGGCACGGCGCTGGCCGTGCTGGCGGCGCGCGGTGAAAAGCCCGTGGCCTCGGCCACCTTCCTCACCACGTTCCTCGATTTCAGCGACACCGGCATCCTCGACGTGTTCATCGACGAGGCCTTCGTCAAGTTCCGCGAGATGCAGTTCTCCAAGGGCGGCCTGCTCAAGGGGCAGGAGCTGGCCTCTACCTTCAGCTTCCTGCGCCCGAACGACCTGGTCTGGAACTACGTGGTGGGCAACTACCTCAAGGGCGAAACGCCGCCGCCGTTCGACCTGCTGTACTGGAACAGCGACTCCACCAACCTGCCGGGGCCGATGTATGCCTGGTACCTGCGCAGCACCTACTTCGAGAACCAGCTGGTCAAGCCGGGCGCCGCCCAGGTGTGCGGCGAGAAGATCGACCTGGGCAAGGTCGACCTGCCGGTCTACCTCTACGGCTCGCGCGAGGACCACATCGTGCCCATCGGCGGCGCATACGCCTCCACCCAGCACCTGCCGGGCCGCAAGCGCTTCGTGATGGGGGCCTCGGGCCACATCGCCGGCGTCATCAACCCGCCCGCGGCCGGCAAGCGCAGCCACTGGCTGCGCAGCGACGGCAAGTTTCCCAAGACCCAGGCCGAATGGCTGGCCGGCGCGCAAGAGCATCCCGGCAGCTGGTGGACCGACTGGTCGGACTGGCTGAAAGGCCACGCCGGCAAACAGGTGGCGGCCCCCAAGGCCTACGGCAAGGGCCGCCACAAGGCGATCGAGCCCGCGCCCGGCCGCTATGTGAAGGCCAAGGCCTGA
- the pgeF gene encoding peptidoglycan editing factor PgeF — translation MHPDWLIPDWPVPDRVRAVCTTRSGGQSAPPYDRLNLGDHVGDAPAAVAANRAVLAQALSVRPVFLQQVHGAQVVALGAATADGTTADGCLTTQRGVACTIMVADCLPVLFADAQGRAVAAAHAGWRGLAGSGGRGVLETIHERFCAEVQAQRSSDAIETIAWLGPCIGPQAFEVGPEVKAAFEAHDPGAAACFQAHAGGKWLADLPGLARRRLQALGITQIHGNDGSRAWCTVSNPSRFFSHRRDRVSGRFAACVWLQG, via the coding sequence GTGCATCCCGACTGGCTGATCCCCGACTGGCCCGTGCCGGACCGGGTGCGCGCGGTCTGTACCACGCGCTCCGGCGGGCAGTCAGCGCCGCCCTACGACCGCCTGAACCTCGGCGACCACGTGGGCGATGCCCCGGCGGCCGTGGCCGCCAACCGCGCCGTGCTGGCGCAGGCGCTGAGCGTGCGGCCGGTCTTCCTGCAGCAGGTGCATGGCGCGCAGGTGGTGGCGCTCGGCGCGGCCACGGCCGACGGCACCACGGCCGACGGCTGCCTCACCACGCAGCGCGGCGTGGCCTGCACGATCATGGTGGCGGACTGCCTGCCGGTGCTGTTCGCCGATGCGCAAGGGCGGGCAGTGGCCGCGGCGCACGCCGGCTGGCGCGGGCTGGCCGGCAGCGGCGGGCGGGGCGTGCTGGAGACGATTCATGAGCGTTTTTGCGCGGAGGTCCAGGCGCAGCGGTCCTCAGATGCTATTGAAACGATAGCATGGCTGGGGCCGTGCATCGGGCCGCAGGCGTTCGAGGTGGGGCCCGAGGTGAAGGCCGCGTTCGAGGCGCACGACCCCGGGGCCGCCGCGTGCTTCCAGGCGCACGCCGGGGGCAAGTGGCTGGCCGACCTGCCGGGCCTGGCGCGCCGGCGCCTGCAGGCGCTGGGCATCACGCAGATCCACGGCAACGACGGCAGCCGCGCGTGGTGCACCGTCAGCAACCCGTCACGGTTCTTTTCGCACCGGCGCGACCGGGTCAGCGGGCGCTTCGCCGCCTGTGTCTGGCTGCAGGGGTAG
- a CDS encoding aromatic ring-hydroxylating dioxygenase subunit alpha, with amino-acid sequence MKAEQNELITRIGPGTPCGALMRRYWQPVALVDEFNPRLDPRMAQRPVKAVRLLGQDLVLFKDGQDQWGLLDRDCPHRGADLSFGRREADGLRCPFHGWKFAADGRCLDTPAEPAGSKLCERVRQRSYPVLEKSGVLFAWLGDEGSVPPPFPAFDCFVAPATHSFAFKGLWNANWLQAFEVGIDPAHPSFLHRFLQDEALEAIGSNAAGKQFRSASAGAVGGEPWPMTRIMREFCQPEISHEPTPWGLQVTALRPMTEALTHVRVTNAIFPATFVIPLSETLTITQMHVPVDDTHTYWYSFFTSFAGPLDKEAMRAQRQQFISLPDYVPKSGRHNAWGFNPEEQLTQTYLGMGEEDINVHDQWAVESMGAIQDRAREHLGTSDKVIMANRRLLLKAIETVQAGGVAPGVADPAQAAAMAGPGTVDGIAPAGTWSTWWREQVQAKQANAPWAAPAAQPSSEQPA; translated from the coding sequence ATGAAAGCAGAGCAGAACGAGCTGATCACCCGCATCGGCCCCGGCACGCCGTGCGGCGCACTGATGCGCCGCTACTGGCAGCCGGTGGCGCTGGTGGACGAGTTCAACCCGCGGCTCGACCCGCGCATGGCGCAGCGCCCCGTGAAGGCCGTGCGCCTGCTCGGGCAGGACCTCGTGCTGTTCAAGGACGGCCAAGACCAGTGGGGCCTGCTCGACCGCGACTGCCCGCACCGCGGCGCCGACCTCTCGTTCGGCCGGCGCGAGGCCGACGGCCTGCGCTGCCCGTTCCATGGCTGGAAGTTCGCGGCCGACGGACGCTGCCTCGACACCCCGGCCGAGCCCGCCGGCAGCAAGCTGTGCGAACGCGTGCGCCAGCGCAGCTACCCGGTGCTGGAGAAAAGCGGCGTGCTGTTCGCCTGGCTCGGCGACGAGGGCTCGGTGCCGCCGCCCTTCCCCGCCTTCGACTGCTTCGTGGCGCCGGCCACACACAGCTTCGCCTTCAAGGGCCTGTGGAACGCCAACTGGCTGCAGGCCTTCGAGGTCGGCATCGACCCGGCGCACCCCTCGTTCCTGCACCGCTTCCTGCAGGACGAGGCGCTGGAGGCCATCGGCTCCAACGCCGCGGGCAAGCAGTTCCGCAGCGCCAGCGCGGGCGCCGTGGGCGGCGAGCCCTGGCCGATGACGCGGATCATGCGCGAGTTCTGCCAGCCCGAGATCAGCCACGAACCCACGCCCTGGGGCCTGCAGGTCACCGCGCTGCGCCCCATGACCGAGGCGCTGACCCATGTGCGCGTGACCAACGCCATCTTTCCGGCCACCTTCGTGATCCCGCTGTCGGAAACCCTCACCATCACCCAGATGCACGTGCCGGTGGACGACACCCACACCTACTGGTATTCGTTCTTCACCAGCTTCGCCGGCCCGCTCGACAAGGAAGCCATGCGCGCGCAGCGCCAGCAGTTCATCAGCCTGCCCGACTACGTGCCGAAGTCGGGCCGCCACAACGCCTGGGGCTTCAACCCCGAGGAGCAGCTCACCCAGACCTACCTCGGCATGGGCGAGGAAGACATCAACGTGCACGACCAGTGGGCGGTGGAGAGCATGGGCGCGATCCAGGACCGCGCGCGCGAGCACCTGGGCACCAGCGACAAGGTCATCATGGCGAACCGCCGCCTGCTGCTCAAGGCGATCGAGACCGTGCAGGCCGGCGGCGTGGCGCCGGGCGTGGCCGATCCCGCGCAGGCCGCGGCCATGGCCGGCCCCGGCACGGTGGATGGCATCGCACCCGCGGGCACCTGGTCCACCTGGTGGCGCGAGCAGGTGCAGGCCAAGCAGGCAAACGCCCCCTGGGCCGCCCCCGCCGCGCAACCCTCCTCCGAACAGCCGGCATGA
- the maiA gene encoding maleylacetoacetate isomerase: protein MKLYNYFRSSASFRVRIALALKGLPYDYIPVHLVKGEHQSEAYRQVSPTTLVPTFETDAGEHLTQSMAIIEYLDETHPEPALLPQDPMARAQVRSLAQLVACEIHPLNNLRVLKYLVKELKLDDEAKNTWYRHWCRDGLEAFERQLVQFPPSTYCWGETPTLADCCLVPQIFNARRFNTSFDGLPRTLAVFDACMQHEAFQKAQPSSCPDNEP, encoded by the coding sequence ATGAAGCTCTACAACTATTTCCGCTCCTCGGCCTCGTTCCGCGTGCGCATCGCGCTGGCGCTCAAGGGCCTGCCCTACGACTACATCCCGGTCCATCTGGTGAAGGGCGAGCATCAGTCCGAGGCCTACCGCCAGGTGTCGCCGACCACCCTGGTGCCGACCTTCGAGACCGATGCCGGCGAGCACCTCACGCAGTCCATGGCGATCATCGAGTACCTCGACGAAACCCATCCCGAGCCCGCGCTGCTGCCCCAGGACCCGATGGCGCGCGCCCAGGTGCGCTCGCTGGCCCAGCTCGTGGCCTGCGAGATCCACCCGCTGAACAACCTGCGCGTGCTCAAGTACCTCGTGAAGGAGCTCAAGCTCGACGACGAGGCCAAGAACACCTGGTACCGCCACTGGTGCCGCGACGGCCTGGAGGCGTTCGAGCGCCAGCTCGTGCAGTTCCCGCCCTCGACCTACTGCTGGGGCGAGACGCCCACGCTGGCCGACTGCTGCCTGGTGCCGCAGATCTTCAATGCCCGGCGCTTCAACACCAGCTTCGACGGCCTGCCGCGCACCCTGGCCGTGTTCGACGCCTGCATGCAGCACGAGGCTTTCCAGAAAGCCCAGCCGTCGAGCTGCCCCGACAACGAACCCTGA
- a CDS encoding MarR family winged helix-turn-helix transcriptional regulator: MATSFDFQHAPGHLIRRAHQRSVAIFMEETADYGVTPVQFAILNALMDTPGEDQVTLAGQVAFDAATSGSVIGRLEAKGWVRREPDAQDKRRKLLWVTPEGEQAVVRMKRIVGKVQNRIVGPLDAAEREQLLALLHKLVEADG; the protein is encoded by the coding sequence ATGGCAACCAGCTTCGACTTTCAGCATGCGCCGGGCCACCTGATCCGCCGGGCGCACCAGCGATCGGTGGCGATCTTCATGGAGGAGACGGCCGACTATGGCGTCACGCCGGTGCAGTTCGCGATCCTCAATGCGCTGATGGACACGCCGGGCGAGGACCAGGTCACGCTGGCGGGCCAGGTGGCGTTCGATGCGGCGACCTCCGGCTCGGTGATCGGGCGGCTCGAAGCCAAGGGATGGGTGCGGCGCGAGCCTGACGCGCAGGACAAGCGGCGCAAGCTGCTGTGGGTCACGCCCGAGGGCGAGCAGGCCGTGGTGCGCATGAAGCGCATCGTGGGCAAGGTGCAGAACCGCATCGTGGGCCCGCTCGACGCCGCCGAGCGCGAGCAGCTCTTGGCGCTGCTGCACAAGCTGGTCGAAGCCGACGGCTGA
- a CDS encoding antibiotic biosynthesis monooxygenase family protein: MILELADIRIQPGQQAAFDEAIQRGLTTVISRAQGFRGFKVNKGLESPERYILQIFWDTLEDHTVAFRQGPLFPEWRAIVGPFFAAPPVVEHFSLLARSD, from the coding sequence ATGATCCTCGAACTCGCCGACATCCGCATCCAGCCCGGCCAGCAGGCCGCCTTCGACGAAGCCATCCAGCGCGGCCTGACCACCGTCATCAGCCGGGCCCAGGGCTTTCGCGGCTTCAAGGTCAACAAGGGGCTGGAGTCGCCCGAGCGCTACATCCTGCAGATCTTCTGGGACACGCTGGAAGACCACACCGTGGCCTTCCGTCAGGGGCCGCTGTTCCCCGAGTGGCGCGCCATCGTCGGGCCGTTCTTCGCGGCGCCGCCGGTGGTCGAGCACTTCAGCCTGCTGGCCCGCTCGGACTGA
- a CDS encoding glutamine synthetase family protein has protein sequence MSSFAERCGLHDAARQQALAQAVQQIEAQGLELVRFAWCDLHGVTRGKTLVASAAAQALLDGVGLVSTLMLKDTSDRTAFKVFERGGAAGLPGFEFASNLLLLADPASLKRLPWAPATGWLRCQPWFQGGQPVELDTRRVLQRALQRLAQAGYGMKCGLEVEFHIYRIEAGGGQLDPEQADWPGLPPQVSMIHPGYNLLAEGWYDMAEEPLRIVQHTAQSLGLPLHSLEIELGPSQVEAVFDATDALTAADNMVLFRSAVRQALRRAGYHATFMCRPPFPNIMSSGWHLHQSLVDARSGANMFRRDAPAPGSQPDEAGFTLSAAGAHYLAGLLEHARGMAVFCTPTANGFGRFRPNALAPQAVLWGRDNRGAMLRVVGECGDAGTRIENRIGEPAANPYLYLAAQIHAGLDGLERRLQPPRATDAPYDAGNALLPTSLDEALQALQDDRALVESFGADFVHYFSRIKQSEASRYAQAEDKLDFQRREYFGRF, from the coding sequence ATGAGCAGCTTCGCCGAACGCTGCGGCCTCCACGATGCCGCGCGCCAGCAGGCGCTGGCGCAGGCCGTGCAGCAGATCGAGGCCCAGGGCCTGGAGCTGGTGCGCTTTGCCTGGTGCGACCTGCATGGCGTCACGCGCGGCAAGACGCTGGTGGCCTCGGCCGCCGCGCAGGCCCTGCTCGACGGCGTGGGCCTGGTGAGCACGCTGATGCTCAAGGACACCTCCGACCGCACGGCCTTCAAGGTGTTCGAGCGCGGCGGCGCGGCCGGGCTGCCGGGCTTCGAGTTCGCCAGCAACCTGCTGCTGCTGGCCGACCCGGCGAGCCTGAAGCGGCTGCCCTGGGCACCCGCCACCGGCTGGCTGCGCTGCCAGCCCTGGTTCCAGGGCGGCCAGCCGGTCGAGCTGGACACGCGGCGCGTGCTGCAGCGCGCGCTGCAGCGGCTGGCGCAGGCCGGCTACGGCATGAAGTGCGGGCTTGAGGTCGAGTTCCACATCTACCGCATCGAAGCCGGCGGCGGCCAGCTCGATCCCGAGCAGGCGGACTGGCCCGGCCTGCCGCCGCAGGTGAGCATGATCCACCCGGGCTACAACCTGCTGGCCGAGGGCTGGTACGACATGGCCGAGGAGCCGCTGCGCATCGTTCAGCACACCGCGCAGTCGCTGGGCCTGCCGCTGCATTCGCTGGAGATCGAGCTCGGCCCGAGCCAGGTCGAGGCCGTGTTCGACGCCACCGACGCGCTGACCGCGGCCGACAACATGGTGCTGTTCCGCAGCGCCGTGCGCCAGGCGCTGCGGCGCGCGGGCTACCACGCCACCTTCATGTGCCGCCCGCCCTTTCCCAACATCATGTCCAGCGGCTGGCACCTGCACCAGTCGCTGGTGGATGCGCGCAGCGGCGCCAACATGTTCAGGCGCGACGCCCCGGCGCCCGGCAGCCAGCCCGACGAGGCCGGGTTCACGCTGTCGGCCGCCGGCGCGCATTACCTGGCCGGGCTGCTCGAACACGCGCGCGGCATGGCGGTGTTCTGCACCCCCACGGCCAACGGCTTCGGCCGCTTCCGCCCCAACGCGCTGGCGCCGCAGGCCGTGCTCTGGGGCCGCGACAACCGCGGCGCCATGCTGCGCGTGGTGGGTGAATGCGGCGACGCGGGCACGCGCATCGAGAACCGCATCGGCGAACCCGCCGCCAACCCCTACCTGTACCTGGCCGCGCAGATCCACGCGGGCCTGGACGGCCTGGAGCGCCGGCTGCAGCCGCCACGCGCCACCGACGCGCCCTACGACGCGGGCAACGCCCTGCTGCCCACCTCGCTGGACGAGGCCCTGCAGGCGCTGCAGGACGACCGCGCGCTGGTCGAGTCCTTCGGCGCCGACTTCGTGCACTACTTTTCGCGCATCAAGCAGTCCGAGGCGTCGCGCTACGCCCAGGCCGAGGACAAGCTCGATTTCCAGCGCCGCGAATACTTCGGCCGCTTCTGA
- a CDS encoding acetyl-CoA C-acetyltransferase: MEDIVIVSAARTAVGKFGGALAKTPATELGAAVVAEVLKRSGLDAGQIGEVIMGQVLAAGAGQNPARQALIKSGLHKETPALTINAVCGSGLKAVMLAAQAVATGDSDIIIAGGQENMSASPHVLLGSRDGQRMGDWKMIDSMIIDGLWDVYNQYHMGVTAENVAKKYGISREQQDALALASQQKAAAAQDAGRFKDEIVPFSIAQKKGDPVVFAADEFINRKTNAEALAGLRPAFDKAGGVTAGNASGINDGAAAVMVMSAKKAAALGLKPLGRIASYATSGLDPAYMGMGPVPASTKALQRAGWKAADLDLLEINEAFAAQACAVNNEMGWDTSKVNVNGGAIAIGHPIGASGCRILVTLLHEMQRRDSKRGIASLCIGGGMGVALTIER, translated from the coding sequence ATGGAAGACATCGTCATCGTTTCCGCCGCACGCACCGCCGTCGGCAAATTTGGCGGCGCGCTCGCCAAGACCCCGGCCACCGAGCTGGGCGCGGCCGTCGTGGCCGAGGTGCTCAAGCGCAGCGGGCTGGACGCCGGCCAGATCGGCGAAGTCATCATGGGCCAGGTGCTGGCGGCCGGCGCCGGCCAGAACCCGGCGCGCCAGGCACTCATCAAGAGCGGCCTGCACAAGGAAACCCCGGCCCTGACCATCAACGCCGTTTGCGGCTCCGGCCTCAAGGCCGTGATGCTGGCGGCGCAGGCCGTGGCCACGGGCGACAGCGACATCATCATCGCCGGCGGCCAGGAGAACATGAGCGCCAGCCCGCACGTGCTGCTGGGTTCGCGCGACGGCCAGCGCATGGGCGACTGGAAGATGATCGACTCCATGATCATTGACGGCCTGTGGGACGTCTACAACCAGTACCACATGGGCGTCACGGCCGAGAACGTGGCCAAGAAATACGGCATCAGCCGCGAGCAGCAGGACGCGCTGGCCCTGGCCAGCCAGCAGAAGGCCGCCGCCGCGCAGGACGCGGGCCGCTTCAAGGACGAGATCGTGCCCTTCAGCATCGCGCAGAAGAAGGGCGACCCGGTCGTCTTCGCGGCCGACGAGTTCATCAACCGCAAGACCAATGCCGAAGCCCTGGCCGGCCTGCGCCCCGCCTTCGACAAGGCCGGCGGCGTGACCGCGGGCAATGCCTCGGGCATCAACGACGGCGCCGCCGCCGTGATGGTGATGAGCGCGAAGAAGGCCGCAGCCCTGGGCCTCAAGCCGCTGGGCCGCATCGCCAGCTACGCCACCTCGGGGCTGGATCCGGCCTACATGGGCATGGGCCCGGTGCCCGCGTCCACCAAGGCGCTGCAGCGCGCGGGCTGGAAGGCGGCTGACCTCGACCTGCTGGAGATCAACGAGGCCTTTGCGGCCCAGGCCTGCGCCGTCAACAACGAGATGGGCTGGGACACCAGCAAGGTCAACGTCAACGGCGGCGCCATCGCCATCGGTCACCCGATTGGTGCATCGGGCTGCCGCATTCTGGTGACGCTGCTGCACGAAATGCAGCGCCGCGACAGCAAGCGCGGCATCGCTTCGCTGTGCATCGGCGGTGGCATGGGAGTTGCCCTAACCATCGAGCGCTGA
- a CDS encoding GntR family transcriptional regulator, producing the protein MNLQETVLMQLRDLILRGKFEPGQRLAEQQLAERLGASRTPVRAALVTLEQEGLVEANDTGKYLVRQYTPREVADAIAVRGHLEGMAARLVAEHGVSRQLQLDLQSCLDAGDRALAADPLTYESYAAYAAMNDRFHALILEASGNRALQRAIALNDKLPFAPASAMLPMQGSLAMDRDWMLYAHRQHHMLFAALKAGEGARAQALAVEHTEVAQMNLRQALERRAETERVMPAIRLVVGG; encoded by the coding sequence ATGAATCTGCAAGAGACCGTTTTGATGCAGCTGCGCGACCTGATCCTGCGCGGCAAGTTCGAGCCCGGCCAGCGCCTGGCCGAGCAGCAGCTCGCCGAGCGCCTGGGCGCCTCGCGCACGCCCGTGCGCGCGGCGCTGGTGACACTGGAGCAGGAAGGGCTGGTCGAGGCCAACGACACCGGCAAGTACCTGGTGCGCCAGTACACGCCGCGCGAGGTGGCCGACGCGATCGCGGTGCGCGGCCACCTGGAGGGCATGGCGGCGCGGCTGGTGGCCGAGCACGGCGTCTCGCGCCAGCTCCAGCTCGACCTGCAGTCCTGCCTGGACGCGGGCGACCGCGCGCTGGCGGCCGACCCGCTGACCTACGAAAGCTATGCGGCCTATGCCGCGATGAACGATCGCTTCCATGCGCTGATCCTCGAAGCCAGCGGCAACCGCGCGCTGCAGCGCGCCATCGCGCTCAACGACAAGCTGCCGTTCGCGCCCGCCTCGGCCATGCTGCCGATGCAGGGCAGCCTGGCGATGGACCGCGACTGGATGCTCTACGCGCACCGCCAGCACCACATGCTGTTCGCCGCGCTCAAGGCCGGCGAGGGCGCGCGCGCGCAGGCGCTGGCGGTGGAGCACACCGAGGTCGCGCAGATGAACCTGCGCCAGGCGCTGGAGCGCCGCGCCGAGACCGAGCGCGTGATGCCGGCGATCCGGCTGGTGGTGGGCGGCTAA
- a CDS encoding OmpA family protein codes for MTKNSPLARSLLLTSLVAALALAGCANMSETQKGTAIGAGVGTLAGVAIGDSKTGAAIGAAAGALGGYIWSKHMADKKAAMEQATAGTGVAVTQTPDNQLKLNIPSDVSFDTGRADIKPNLRPILDQFASGLSSQPNTEVRIIGHTDSTGTDAINDPLSMQRAASTRDYLTARGVDPNRVQISGRGSHEPVADNGTEAGRARNRRVEIFLAERAVAQGR; via the coding sequence ATGACGAAGAACTCACCTCTGGCGCGTTCCCTGCTGCTGACCAGCCTGGTGGCGGCACTGGCCCTGGCCGGCTGCGCCAACATGAGCGAGACGCAGAAGGGCACGGCCATCGGCGCCGGCGTGGGCACGCTGGCGGGCGTGGCCATCGGCGACAGCAAGACCGGGGCCGCGATCGGCGCCGCCGCGGGCGCCCTGGGCGGCTACATCTGGTCCAAGCACATGGCCGACAAGAAGGCCGCCATGGAGCAGGCCACGGCCGGCACTGGCGTGGCCGTGACGCAGACGCCGGACAACCAGCTCAAGCTCAACATCCCGAGCGACGTGTCGTTCGACACCGGCCGCGCCGACATCAAGCCCAACCTGCGCCCGATCCTCGACCAGTTCGCCTCGGGCCTGAGCAGCCAGCCCAACACCGAGGTGCGCATCATCGGCCACACCGACAGCACCGGCACCGATGCGATCAACGATCCGCTGTCGATGCAGCGCGCGGCCAGCACGCGCGACTACCTGACGGCGCGCGGCGTCGATCCGAACCGCGTGCAGATCTCCGGCCGGGGCAGCCACGAGCCGGTGGCCGACAACGGCACCGAGGCCGGCCGGGCCAGAAACCGCCGCGTGGAGATCTTCCTGGCCGAGCGCGCGGTGGCGCAAGGCCGCTGA